The Macrobrachium rosenbergii isolate ZJJX-2024 chromosome 20, ASM4041242v1, whole genome shotgun sequence region CCCATAGATATCTGATGGATAGGGGAAATTAGCCTTTCTGTGATGATTGCCTAGTCCACTGATTGTTAAACATTTGCCCAAGTCTTCAGTAACTGGGAAATTACTGTCTTTTAGACAGTAGAGAAATGGGAAATCACAGGTTGACCAGAATTTTTGGAGTGGATATAACGTATATttttaaatggtatttttattacagaagctGAGTATCTGAAAAAATGACCCTTAATACTCTAAAACTTAGCATTCTATATGTATTCATAATTTAGTTATTGTTGTACTGCATGCTGTTTTTCAGAATGCATTCCTTATGATGTGGTAACTAGTCAATCATATGCTACAAAATATTTGTAGATTCTTCCATTTTAtctggaaatttaatttttgtcttgCTAACATGTGGAAAAACAAAACATCTTTTTGACATCAATGACCCAGGTAACTTGATGCCAGATAACTTGTAATGTTTATCTTATGAGGTTTTCCTATATATTCTGTGTACTTGGATTCATTCTATATATTCTGTGTACTTGGATAATGGATCCAACTTTCTGATATTTCATGGTATGTCTCTGTAAGAGGTAGTATGCAGTGTTTGCATCAGGCTGACTAATAGTACTGCCTTTCCTGTCATGATACCTTGTAGCAGAATCTTTTTGAATCTTTTTTGAAAAGTTGGCTAAGCAGacctctgtttttatttgtttcagaaatTAGTTTCTGTTGAAGGAACCACTTGAGCGAACTTGGCTTTCATGGTGTGACTTGAAGGTTTTATGTAGAGGATCCTAGATCTCCTGTCTCTTCCTCAGGAGTGGAGCATTTTCATTTAGTGGAACTTCAGGAGTTTTCTTTCTTCAGGTATGGGCtcatattcagatatatttataactgttttGATACTTTGGTGCAACATTTCTATTTACCAGAGATATTTCTGATGGGACGTTTCTTTATTTTGGTAGTCACTGAAGGCATTGTAACCCCAGTTTTAATTGTATTGTGATCACAGGTAAATACATTTTCTCAGTGATATGAGCTCTGATGATCCATTCTAGTTTTGGATATCTTGTCTTTTTCTAttgattatttctctttcttttgaatGATACACACCCCGAGGCAAAATGTTATCATTTTGCCTAGGGATGTGTAGATGCAAGTGTTTAATTTGGGTAGTGGCTGTTTTTGAAGCAAATTTCATTAAACAATATTACTACAAGCAACAATGCTATAAGTTGCATCCACGGAGGACATGGCTATGCTGACAGAAATAAAGAAGGTGAAAGGATAACAGACTTTGCACTGTCATTCGACATGGGAAGAGCAAACGTCTATTGTAAATGGCCAAACATCTGATCATGTACGAGAATGCTGCAAGTTCACGTCAAGTACATTGTTTCTCTTACAGAAGAAAAGATTTGGTGGAACTCAAGAGCTGCAAAGTCATCCTTGTGGATCATGTGGCTGCACAACGCAGGTTAGTAATTATGGACTTGAAACTGGGAACACAAAGAATCTAAGAGGAAAATGCATGGGCCCAAGAAAATAGTGGTGCAAGCTAAGAAAGGTATATTTTGGAAGACAGTTTGAAGGAAGTGTATCGGAAGAGATCGTTCAAGAGATGAAGAACATTGATGAATGGTGAAACCAGACATCTTgggaaaaataatggtaaaatatggaaaaatatatagttaGTGGTTTAATCAGGAAGTGCAATATGCAACAAAAAGCAGGGAGGAGCTGAAGAAGGATGGGAAGAGACAGTTAGAAGAGGATAAGATTGCCTAcgtggaaaggaataaaaaagtaatatggGCAGTGGCAAAAGCCCCAGGATAAAACATAAGATTAGTTGTATcaagattttgaaattaaaaaaggcaAAGGAAAGATTCTAAAGTAAGccaagaaagaaaaggataaaggACATAACCCTCAATAAGCCAATCAAGGGAGCAGACTGAGGAGTGCTATGGAGAGCATGAAACATTTTATAAAGAGATGGAAGGCTTAATTTTGAAAAACGAGATGAAAAAactaatatacataaggggataAGGAATCTGAATTTAATGGTTAATGATATAACAAGAAAAGAGATGAGGGGTGCTAAAGCTGCCAGACCAGATGGCATACCTGTTGGGGCAAGGAAGACAGGGAAAGgagggaaaattaatgaaaaggaaatcaCACCAAAAAAATTGAGGGAACACACCAATACCAAGTTTAAGAGGAGATATGCATAGTTAGTGATAACTAGAGGTGAATTAAATTAATAGCCTACCCTACACCCTGAAAACATTTCAAAGAATTACACACGGAGGACTTAGAGAGAAGGTCAAGATCATAAGACAGCAACTAGGCTTTACGAACAGGATTGGTACAATTGACAGAATATTCTTCTTACACCAGGTAATGAagaacagtagagagagagaagcagggaaCTCTTCACATGATCTGTATCAATCTAGAAAAGGCAGATGACTACCTAGGCAATTAGTATGGAGTCTGAGGGAGCAGAAGGTACCagaaaaatatgcagtaataattgcttaatgtatacaaatataacaaCCATTGAGAGAAGTACTTCAAGGATGACTGGCAGCTTCCAGGTCAGGTAGGAGACTATGACCAGGGATCAAAGCAGAACCCTCGTTCACCATCATGCTGAGTGTATTGACCAAGGACATAAGGGAGGACCACCCTTGGTGTATATCCTATGCTGATGTCATAGTTTGATTGCAGAAACCAGAGAGTTAAAGAGAAACCTTGATAGAAGATAAGCATCAAGTAGAGGATGAGTAAAAGTTGAACAAAAGCTGAATACATGACAAATGAATGGATGATGACCAACAAGCTACAATTAAGCTGGGAGAAGAgacataaagttttaaatatctgGGCCTGATAAGAGAAGCAATAGGTGATATGGATAGAGGTTAACCAAATTAAAGGTGGATGAAATAATTGAAAGGTGAGTATCTGGCACACTCAGCTACATGAGGGTCCCTATTGTGCTTAAGGGCAGGCAAGGTACATAAGCTGGTGGTAAGAGGCATCACTGAAGAAAATAAGTTAGTTATGGCAGAAATGAGGTAGCTTAGAGGGTTGAGAGAAATTACTgaagtgtcaaaaaaaaaaaaagcctgagtctagattgagatggtttgggtACCTGATGTGGAAGGGAAATGATGAAGAATAGACTttagaattttggccaaatgcCAAGTactggaacctataaggtcattcagcactggaaggaaaattgaaagtaaggtttcaaaggtgtaacaggagggaaagctgtgctgttgcactatgaaacaattgctagagaagggtggaaaaagaaagagaatagcaATGGAAGTATAGCAAAAAGAATGAAGGAGGTTACAGCTAAGGGCTGATGGGATgcagcaaagacccttaaataatgcctacagtgcaccacttgaggtgcactgacggcgctaccacccAACGGGGGTTGAATTGACATGTTATGGGAAATATAATGGAAATGGAAGTGGTGGGGACACAACTGATAGAAAAGcctaagaaaaaatggaaagacagCATTTGTGAAGTCAGCTCCAAAGCCAAATATCATTCATCTGAAGCTGGTGAAGGTTGAGAATAGTTATCCAATCACCAATGCAGTTGTATACCTGCAGATTCCATCAGAGGGAACTTGGGTCTTACAGCTGGGTGGACCCTTCTCCCGTTGTCAAGATTGTGTCTTTGCTTGAACGAGTGAGAGTGGTGACGAGAGATGATCCATAAAGTAACAGAACAGTTTGAAAGCGGCTGAACATGAAAATTCACCTAAGCATATCTGGGACTGGTCCATCTACTAATGGAACAGCAAAGGAGTAGCTATGACTCATCCTTGTTACTGGTGGTGTCTACAAATCCACTCCACAGTTGTAGGTGAAAGAAGACAAACCTTTTACATGAGTTTTTTTCTGCTAGTGTTCATGagcagaaaatattaaatgaacttAGAGACAATAATGGAGGATGCAGTGCAAAGGATGAATATGCAAAACAACTTTTGCATTACCACTGGAACTGTCTACTGTGATGTTATTAACACACACAATGAATTATGTACTCATCTGACTCTATTGTGACAGATGGAAACTGAGATCTCTATCAGATGGAAACTGATAGATCTCTATGCACATACCAAGTACTGacctatgactttttttttcctatttgcaGACTTCTTGTCCTGAGAATTTTTCAAGACAAACAAAATGGGTAATATGAGCTTTGGGCTTCTTGTAGAACAAAGCTGTTTACAAACAAATCTCTTTAGAAGATAAGAGTAAATACTCATTTCTCATTACTGTATTGATGAATCTTTCCTTTTGCAGTTCAAAAAATTCAACATACTTGGAAGAAATAGACTACCAAACAAAAGGGTCagtaattcaaaaatataaaaaattacatacatttttcaccaaaaaatatattcaaataaaatttccttttgctCAGCACAAACAAATCTCCCATAGAAATTCAATCTCTAGTGCTATGAAAACTAAATCTATTGCTAAGTAGTCTGTCAATGCCACTTATAAGATAGGCAAGTTAATCATCTCTTTGGAAGATATTATTccttttaattactttttgtttCTCATTATTAATGAATCTTTCCTTTTGCAGTTCAAAAAAGTCAACATACTGTACTTGGAAGAAATGGACTACAAAACAAAGGTcagtcattcatattttattaaaaaacattacATCAAATTTTTACCAGAAACCTCTTTaaatataatggaataaaatTTTCAGCTTAGAAATTCTCTCTAGTTCTATGAAAACTACTATCCAATTTTGATTAAGTAGTTTGccaattttatttataagaaaggCAAGATATTCGTAAGCTTTGAACAATATTAACTAGAAAGCCATAATTTTATGACATTACTGTATATGTTGGTGACTCATGAAAGCATGTTCATTGTAAAAACCTATATTGCAAACTTGGGATATTGCACAAAATGTATACAGGCatgagaaaattatgaataaataacctTTTATTAACCTAGTTTTGTTCAAAAGCCATCAAGTCCGAGATAAAAAATGGTCCATTATCAAAAATAATACTGACACTATTTCTCATCTGTTAACTAGTGACATCAGTAAATTTCAATGATAAAGCGAAACTGAAAAATTCACCTACAACAAACAAAAAGGTGAACATGCTTTATGCACTAACATCAACAACTGGAATGAAACGTTAAGGAAAAAGCACTGGAAAATTTTAGTTTGAGCATTTGAATTAGATACTATATAAATGGTTTGATACAAACTATGAAGAGTAAAAGAAGAATGCTTCATTTTGTAGAAGTTATGGAagactaaaaagtgaaaatatttcaaagaaatactGCCTAAATGACAATTTATCTTCAGAAAACAGTCCTTAGCCAAGCTATATTTTGCAACTATCTGTGTAGTAGTAAAGTTGTTTGAAATttggtgaaatgtttaaaaaatgccAGCATTCATCCTTTACAAATTGGATCTATGTacacaatgtaaataaaaactgacTCCTTTGTAACATTTGAAAAATGAGTGATTTGTTACTGTCTTAATATTTTAGTATCCATGCAATACTGCCCCTTCTGACTCCTCCGAACCCTTCTCTTTAAGCTTTCTTTTGATCTGGTTTCTCCCATGGTGTCTCTCGACCCAGATCCTACATCATGAACACTTCATGAGAGCTTCTCTAGTATTGGTTGAGTTATCattatggtatttttatatatttggatatGGAGCAGAATACTTTgataattcttgtttgtttattgttaatgCCATAAACAGGAAAATAGTGGCAGATTTACAATGTTAACTTATTCAAGGAATGTAGTAAATTTGTGGGTTTTCATGTAgcctaatattttaattttgtttcttctgtAATAGTTTTGTTGATTTAATCAGAACCTAtacagattaaattttttttttatactttgtgtaCATGGATCTATTTACTTGTGTAATGAGAATGCTGGTACTTGATAGCACTTACAGATATGCAAGGTTAagttttgggaaatgaaaaattctttgtcACTATGTCAAAAACCAAATACTTCTTTAATGTTATAACACTTCACCTACAATTTCCTTATTTTAAGCTTttgttataaatacatttaatgtCTCCAATACCTTAAAGGGAACAATTCTTTATAGTTCTATAAATATACAATGAGACTAAATGTTAGCACTTAATTTACACAATGACCAAGAAATCTAGAAGGTATTTTGATATCCTACACAAGATAGATGTCCATTATGAACTAAGTGCAAGCCAACCAGTCAGTCATATTAAATTTACAACCTTCAGAAAAGGAAACTATTTGTACACCTGAATTTGCTTGCAGAGGATTTTAGAAACTGTAGAAACTCTGGACAATACAAAATTCCTGCTAAATTAACAACAACTTACTAACTCTGAAAATGTTAtaattcttccttcctcttctttcccttcttagCCGTTGGTTTCTTCTTTGTTTCAgcttctgctttttcttttttaccctgaaatgaaaaagaaaacagtcacTAACCAGGTCCAATCGAATTGTTAAAATCTGTGGATTCAAATCATGGCTTCTTTAGACTGGACACAAATTACACTGATAACTATATTTGGGTCAAAATATTTTTCGCTATAGGGCCAGAAAATAGGATGGTTACAGATGTCATAACTCAATATTTGCTTACAGGTGTGTGGTTCCTGCTGCTAGGCAGACCCAACATTAGAGTAGTAACTGGCCCTGGATGGACCAAGCACCTAAGGTGTTGCTTTTCTACACAGTGCCTGATGCTGGATGAACCCAACATTCCTGCGACATGAAGAGGCTGGATGAAGCCAATATGACTTTTTACTGACGACCTCAACATGCTGCTGGATGGACCCAGCCACCATGTGACTCCTGCTGTTAGATTAAGACAACAATCCTTTGATGAACCATCAATCTTGTAATGCCAAGCCATTGTGCTGACCCAAAACTGCAATGCTTGTAGCCTGAATGGACCCAACCACCTTTTAATAACTGCACTGGGATGGACCTGTTGATCCTGTGATGTCTATAAGTATAATGACCCATTTAATGCTGTAGGATGGGCCTAATCATCCTGTGGTACCTGTCTTTGTATGGACCAGACTATCCAGTGATGTAGGCCTGCTTCTGGATTAAATGAGCAGTCCCTAAGTGTCCCATCAATCTTGCCATGCCATACCATTAAATGAATCCAACAATCCTGTGATGCCTGCTGCTGGATGGATGGATCCCACAATCCCGTAATCCATGCTGTTTGATCCATGGTGTCTACTGGACGGATGGACCCCTTTTAATTGTGGTGCCTGCTGCTGGATTGATGGACCCCTTGATCCTGCGGTGCCCGATGCTGGATGGTTGGATCTTGTGATCCCTGCTGCACAATAGACCCCACAATAGTGTTGTTGTGCTATCGGATGAATCCCACATTCTTGTGCTGCTGGATGGATCCTACAGTCGTGTAAGGCTTGCCACTAGGATGCTCCAATGTCTCTAAGTAATGCTGTACTGTGCTATGGACACCTTTCTTTGTTGCCCGTGCCATTGGATGACCTGCAGAGATATAAAAGCTGCTGTGAACATTGCAGGTGGATGGAGCCAACGACCAGCTAGTAATGCTAGCTGCAGGATTGACCTAACAATAGTGCCTGCTGTTGAATGGACCCAATGATACCTAGATGTCTGCAGATGTTTTGACAACCAACAGCATGATGCCTGCTGCTAAATCGATCCAAAGATTTGGTGCAGTGGATATTCCCAACAAAGGTTTGGTGTAAGCCTCTGTAAGGGCCCTTCACTGGTGTGTTACTTGCCATTCACTGGACGGTATCCAATGGTCCCTATGGTGATCAACAATCCTGCACTGTCTGTTGCTGGTCAGATCAACAATCCTGCAATGCCATGCCACTGGATGGAGGCCACTGACACCATTATGCCTGCTGCTGTGGGCTGGACACTATCTCATAGTGCCTAACATTACCTGAACCTACTGATTGCATGGTACCAGCCAGGGAGAAGGCTTAACAGTGTTGTGAGGAATCTGTATGGGCCTTCTCTTGGGTATATCAGTGGTGTACGCTTGCCACTGGATGGTTCAGATGTCCCTGCTATGTGCCATGCTGTCTGGATGAACCCATCACTTCTGGTGCCTGCTGCTGGATGGACTCAATTTTCCTTTGCTACCTGAGATACCTTTCAAGATGGACTCAACAATCCTACTTCGCTACATGCAGCCGAGTCATACTCATCCATCACCCTGTGGTGTATGCTGCTATATGGAAATTTTATCCTGTAGTGCCTGCCTCTGAATGGTCTGTGTAAAAGACCATGCAGGTTGCAACACTCCATGTTCCTTCCACTGTTTGAAACCAAAACTTGCGATATCTGCTGCAGGATGAAATCAACCTTCCCCTGGTGTCGTCAACAGGTTGGAACAACCATCCTGTGTTGCTGGCTCCTGGATGGACCCCAATTTCCCATGGTACCTGCCTCAAGATGTTTTACCACTGATTGCAAAAGGAAATTATGACTGCTGTTGAGTGACCCCAATGCCCTTTGTAAATGTTTACTGTTTATTAGATGGAGCATTTTTAGTGCCTGATGTTGGATGGACCCAATTTTCCTATGTTAGCTGCCACTAGTTAAGCTAACAATCCCCACACCGGTGTTGTACTGGCTGCTGGAGGGTCAAAACTAACATATTGCCTTCCGTTGGATGGGATCAACACCAGTTCAGTCCCTGCTTCTGTAAGTGCTCATCTCTGGCTGTAACATGGGCACAGTCCAACTAACTACTGCTGTGCCAGCTGCTGGATGAACCCAAAATGGCCATGGTGCCTGCTGTTGCATAGATATAATTCTCTTATGCTCCTTGCTGCTAGATGAATCCATTGATCCCACGATGTCAGATGAATCCAAGAGTCCCGTGGTGCCTACACTGTATGGACTCCATTGACCAAGACCTGCTGCTGGATGGGCTCAAAAATCCCATGGAGTCAATTGTGTGAACCAAACAATCATACACTGTTTCTATTGCAGCATCGTGGTACCTGCTCCTGTATGGACCCCACAATCCTGAAGGTATATATGAATTGCATACCTGGATCATTACTGTACTGAAAATGACAGAATACCAATTTCCTCAACTCAAACAAACACCTCTACCTGCTACTTCTTAGTATGTAAAAGTAGcaagtttcttgaaaatttctttatACCAGAGCATGTAATGTTCTCTCACCAGCTGCAAAATGTTCTTACTATCACCTggatcacaaattaaattaaGAACATCATTCACAATAGAAAAGTTCAAGTGAAATGCAGAGCATATAAAAAAGCATAGCATATGCCAGAAAATTGTctgaataaaacgaaaaaattgtctgaataaaactaaaaattaaggcTGAGGTTTACTATTTGTTCCCTCCATGGAAAATATATCAACTAGGTCTCCCAAGATAAAATGCACAACCTTCAAAAATTGCAGTAAAAACTGATAAGCTTCAAAATATACAAGCATTTACTTGTTATTAAAGGGGCACTATCAAACTAGTCAACCTTGTTGAGAATCTTTCATTCCACTAAGATGGGTAGTCCCAGGTTACCAACTCAGCTTTTCCACTTGGGGCCAAAACACTGCCTGTCACAAAAGACCTCACTATCTGCCTCCTCCAAAAACAAGAAATGTTTGCTTTGAAGTAAATTAAAGGAACTAAAGTTACCATAATATGCTTAGAAGTAAATTAAAGCTGCCTCCTCCAACAAAAAATGTTTGCTTAGAAGTAAATCTTATAAATTTAAGGAACTAAAGTTACCATAATAAACTAAAATTTCCATACCAAAAGAACATATATTGAATTACCAAGGAAATGAGCAAGACAAGCTGCAACATGTATGACatctcttttttaatatttttttattttttacaagtaaatttgtaaatttacttCAACTCCACTTCGGACTTCAAGAAAgctaaacaaaaaagacaaaaaagctCCTTACCTCTGGAGTATGATAGCCATGATAAACTTTGTTTTCAATAGAGCATTCCTTCATCTCTGGCTGTTCAACTAAGAAGTCTTTTGCATCCCAAGCTTGTGCGCCATCCTTAAACATGAATATGGCACGGCGCTGATCTACCATATACCTGGAAAGTGGTAAAActaattattcacagaaaattcaaaGTTCCTTACCACATCATATAAACTTGAAGTTtaataattcttaataaaaaGTTTAACTGCTTCCTTCACAATCATTGAAACTAGTTCTCTAAGGTTTATTGCTCTACTTTACATTCAACAGTTGTGCACACACTATCATACTTGATTGTTAGAATGAACTGAACAGCTTACTGAAGTTTTGTTAACTATagtatcaaataaattatttcattattctttgccCCTGGTAcactatattttattataccaTTAGAATAAGAAAAACACTACATGTACACTCATTGCGCAGTCATGGTCAATATATACAGGGACTTGATAAAGTTTTTATCAATTCTTTTTGTTTGGAAAGAACTGCTccaattttccattccttcattgTTCCAAGAACCTTTAGCTTTCATTATCACCAACATCAATAATATCTAATATTAAGGTATTTCACTCAAAACATCCTGCAGTTctacataaaatattcatttattcctttttatgccCTGTGAACTATGAGAATTTCAACTAAAAGTGGCCTTTATTCAGCAAATAAAATGCAGAGTTTTCAAGTTCTTTATCACAACCAGCAGGGTTTTAAAGTTCTTTATTATAACCAACTCTTTCTATACACTCACATGAAGAGTACTTGAGATATTAATGATGTACTACCCTTTCTCACCTTTCCAATTCAATATTCTCAAGAGAGAATTTTAAACTTTGCTAACTTACTTCTGTTGCATTTTGTCTATTATAATGTTACTTCATAAAACCCAACTTTGTGGACTTttctctcctttaaatcttcagctgaaaacccacgTGGACAGAACCAACAGCCTATAAACCAAAGAGggttccaaagaaaagaaaaaaaaaaaagcttgcataAAGAGGCAAGTTAtagggaaaggtgataaatatgaggggacagaaaataaaacatacacatgaaTTCAGAAGACATCAGCAGAAACATTTGGAGATCACAAGATTCCAAAACTGCACTAgttaaactattccacatttcagttgcaGCCAGGATAAAAACTCGTAGCAAACTAGGTAGTAATAAACCTGATACTAAaaaacgacacactgtttgcagcagcagcctgcctatgTTGCCAGCAAAACATCTAGGTCAGGTAAAAacgagtgcagaggatgtttgttatagtacatttttatgcaaaaaaacaTATTCCTATGCCGTAAGTCCACATTATATGCAAAAAACATATTCCTATGCCataagtcaacattaagagtttgTAAAATAAACCTGACTGACAacaactctatccaagagtttgatcTCAGAGTCAGCAAACCAAGACCATGCTGGAGAACAGGACACAAACAAAGGAAGAAGACAGACAGAGTTTAAGTGTACACTTGTATACAATAGCTTCATCATAAGTGTACACTTAGATATAATATAATAGCTTCAtcataaaacatttgaaaacatttccatGAGATACCAACTTCTTGAGAAACAGAATAAGCAATATTACAATTATATGCTTCTTAAAAATCAATTTATAATCAAAAGTTTACACCTACAACCTTAAAAGTCACTACCATTTAAAACCATAccaatttaaaagtaaatctgaatgCAAAGGCAGAAAGTGTTCTGAATCAACTAACTAccgtatttttagttttaaagggTTAAACTTAATGCCCTGATGCCTAATCTACTCATCAAAAGGTGCCAGGATTCTGCAACAGACCTACAACATGGAGATGGAACAtctagaagagtagcatcattGGCACTttttctccagaccttgccacgTCACTAGTACTGATTACAAACAGCAAAGGTctaagaacactaccttgaggaacacctaaAATGATATTACTAAAGCTACTATCCTAGCCATCAACATagaccctttgggttctgccAGCTGAAAATTCATCTAAATACAGATCCACCAATTCCCAATGATCTTAACTTGTAGATAAATGTTTCACGATTCACACACTAATGCTACACTGAAATCTAAACTAACCATGCATACCTCTGCACCCTCATCAAAAGCACTCTACAAGATGGTAGATACTCACAAGAGTGCATCACAAGCACCAAGGCCTTTACAAAACCCAAACTGCAATGCTGTAACCTATAAAGATGCTTAGAAAAGCTTctcaaaaacagataaaattggTACAGCAATTGAAATCAGTCTGAATTCTAAGGAGCATGAGGATGGAATTGGTCCCTTAGGTACTGAAGCAATGTTTCCtttcctccaaacagaaggaaaacttgcagGTCCCACTAACTTTCCAAAAGCAGTAGTTATCTTACGAGTAATGACATCAGTATTCTGTttaaaaaagatgggaaagataATGTTAGGGTCTATGCAGCCGTAACTGTTATGCCACAGAGGATAAGTTCTGTCTTCTCTTGGTCTGAAAGCCATTGAACCCAACCTAGGGTCTGGAAAGCAAGAATGAAGTAACACCAAAGATTTGCCACACTGTTTGCTCACAAAGACTTGAGCCAAAGTTCTGCCTTCTGTTCCTGCTTTCTCTTCTGCCATCTCCTAGAAGGGGAGGCATGTTAGAATCAACTCCAAAGAGTGATGACTTAGGGGTAGTGATTCCAGCTTCTTACCAATTCCAGCAACCGCTTCCAGCTTGCAATGATGGATGCTTCTACATCAAATGTGACAGTTTATATTCCCATAGGAACAAACGTTTTCACTTAAATGATGAAGGCTATgctaattttcatgttttctctaCCACTGAAAGCAATATGATTCTATCTTCGTATCTAACAGGCTTTAAACTAAATGACATTTATTCCCACTACCCAATACAATATGTAACGAAGGAGTCTGACGAGGCAAAATACAACTGTATCTGGCTATGGTGACTAACCTCTCTGCCTGAATGTGACTGTTGTACAATGCACTCTGCCATATCTTAGTAACCTCTTCAGCTTCATCAGGAGACAAACGGTCTTCTACCTGCACAAACATCATAAGTGTACGCCCTTTCTTgctcatttttaataaattttcaggaTCACCTATATTATTTGGGTCAAAACTGAGTTTGGGCTGAGGTCGTAAATGTTCTGGCAAC contains the following coding sequences:
- the boca gene encoding LDLR chaperone boca: MAVRITCILGIFLLIFVGVSSKKTNDEEKPAWTKKDIRDYTDADMERLLDQWDEDEEPLPDDELPEHLRPQPKLSFDPNNIGDPENLLKMSKKGRTLMMFVQVEDRLSPDEAEEVTKIWQSALYNSHIQAERYMVDQRRAIFMFKDGAQAWDAKDFLVEQPEMKECSIENKVYHGYHTPEGKKEKAEAETKKKPTAKKGKKRKEEL